The sequence TTGCACATCTTATCCAGAGCACAACCATCCCTGAACTCCTCCACTCTTCTCCCTCCGATCCCAAACAACCCATCAGTCCAATCATTAGAAAAAACTCCACTGGGATCAAACCTATCCTTCACCTCGAGAAACTTCTCCAGGTTTACAGCTCGCTTGGCGACACCATCAAACAAGTGACCTCCAGACTTCCCCCAGTGCAGTACCCCTCTGTGCTTCTCTATCACCATTTGCTGAATTTCTTGAAACACATCTTCATTCCACTTGGGTATGCCTGCTTTCCTTGGCCGATAAGTTTGCACCTCCAAAGTTACCTGATCCTCTGCAGGCCCAAGGTATGCACCTGACTTCTTAACAGAACGCATGAATATTCCACTGACAGAAAAATAACTCCGGTCACACAGGCTTGAGCGACTCAAATCCCTtattttctttatgtcctcaattgCCTCATGGAGATGAAACATTGATACTCTCAGCTCCACGTCGAAGACCACATTAGTGTGCAGCCGTCGATCCCACTTACAGACTGTATTATTTTTATCCAGAATCTTGGTAGGAGTGCAGCTCTTCTGGTTATCTTGATAATTAGGGTGACTTTCTTGGCACCCACCAGATGCTTGCATCCGATGATTGAATCCAATTACAGGATACCCTGTGAACTGTTTCCCGTCATTCAAGAAGCCACTACCCTTTGTCGCGGATGAGAATACCTGCTCCACTTCATTGCAGATTGCATCCACATCTTCATTTGCTTGGATTTCGTCATCTGGATAGCAGAAAAAGCAAGATTACCAGTTAAATATTAGATGTATTTATATAGCCCATATTCTGTTTCTGCTCTGTTTATTTCTCACTTCAAATACATTAACCCTGCTCTTCTCACCTCTCGCTTCAAATAGCTTATACCTAGTAGGCAGCTTCTAGACTGCAATACACAAACTTAAAACAGTTGCTGAAATTTAGAATTGTAACCGTTTTGGAATTAACATCCTACAATAGAAGTTTACCACAGCGTGATATTGCCCTTGCTCTCTTTCCCTCCCACTTCAATAGCCCATACCCTAAAACTAAACAGATTTGCCCAAATAGGTTTACAGGCGAACAGACAGTATAACGTTTTTTAGTGGGTAAGTGTGAAGATCACACTCCAAGTGATAAGCACTTGTTTCAACGCTCATAGCTGTGATTGGACTGCCAACTGCCATGTTGAGGCCATCTCCAGGTACATCAACAGAAACAACCTGGTTGGTCACGAAAATTGCCTTCCCATGGGAGGGAAACCATTTTATATCTGCATATTCACTGGCTCTTAGAAAACTCTCGGCTTCTTTTTCTAGATCATTATCATCTTTCACACTGGCTGAAAATGAGGTCTTGAACATAGGCTGCAATGCGAAGGATATTTCAGAGATCGCTTCCAGCGTTCCAAGAGATATCTTAGCAGCTTTCAGATCTGGATCTGATCCTATCAAGAAAACAGACAGAAATAACTCTAAGTCAATAGATCTCAAAAGTATAAGcaatcataatagagaaaagcgAGAAGCTAGGTTGTAAAACTGACTACacaaaaaaacaaccaaaaaaaaaaagagtaatgaaacaaaaggaaaatggTTAAATTCACATGCAGTACAATTAACGAGTTGAGAGAATCACCGCTCAGTGTGATAAGCTTTGCATATCCTTGGGAAGGAGGCGCAGGGACTACCAATTTCATCCCAACAACATATTCATAAACCCCACTTCCTCTTCCTGACAGACCACTGCCATGGGCTCCTGTAGAAACAACTCCTGCTGCCAAAACTCCATTCCAGTAAATCATGGCAGGCAGAGCCAGTCCTTCCTTTGCAGCTTCTTCAACCACATCTTTCATCATTGCTCCGGATTGGACAGTAATTGTCATTGCAGTTTTGTTGATTGCAATGACTGAATTATAGTTTTGGGTGGAGATGATGAGCCCTTGTTTTCCTACACAGGTTAATTTTGATAGTCTGTGAACCAGCCCACTCACCACTCTAATGTTTTGCTCGTTTTTAACTGCATGGGCAACTGCCAGTATAAGTTCGAATTCTTATTTTGGCCAGGCAGCGTTTGCAGCCTCACAAGTTCCTCGGTCATCCCAAAAACCCCAAAAATTGAATATCTGGCATTCATGGCCTAAATTGCTTTCAACTGAAAGAGGCACACAAGTCTCATGGTCATCCCAAATGTGCAGAGAATTATAGATGTGGACTCCATTGTTTATTTTGCATTCTATTGATGGAGGAGGCATACAGGCTAATTGCAAACCCAAGGTAAAATCGAAGAGGAGCACAATCACAATGAAGGAGGCATCCATCACAAACATATGAATACAATCATATAATTTCTGCTGATGGGGAATCTATATAGGAAAAGTTTAATATGCTGGTGTGCATTTCGTGTTCAGGTATGTGTGGATTTTAGGATATGGAGCCTACACAATCCCCACTGTTCAACTTTTTACGATTCGTATAGATTTCGTTTTGCTTCAATGCTAAAAAGTCTCAGTGCCCTTCCAAAGGTAAAAATAAAATTAGTTGGTCTAAGTGCCCTTTCAAAGTTTTGAAGATACTAAAACTTGATTGATTAGATAGCTGACAAACTGCTTTCAAGTCTGGAAAATACTAAAAAGTTATTCTAGGTCATAAAATATTGTTTAGGTGTGGAAATTGTTTCCTTTTATAGAAAAATATATTATTTGTACAATAAAATATATTTAGTATTTATAATTTTAATGGATAAATCTGTTGCACTAGTTTTGTAAAGTTATATGTTTGAatcatattaatatatttaattatcaaGGAAATATAGGTTTTTCTTAGGTCGATTATTCTAGATTgtaatcattattcatcaataaataaatcaaatggttTAAAGTGTGTGTCTAGGGCATTTGAAGACACAATCTCATATCTTTCCAACTTATAGATTAATGTAAGAGAAACATTAGTCTTATCTAATGAGAAGGCTTAAGGGACAAACAAGTTATTAAACATTCATCAATCTAATTGATTCTCAACGTACCCATTGGATTTATTGGCAAGTGACTTAATAGTTGCCAATTTACTAACAATTGTCGAGGTTAAAAACTTCTTGTCATTTTATGCCTCATTCCACTTTTGTTGATAACCAATGTGAAATATCTCCATTTGAGTCATGTTAGGGCTTTGTAGAATTTTATTAAGTCCTTGTAAGTTAATTTCGCTAGGTTTCCTTTGTCTAATTGTTAACTGTGGATGTTTGTTAGCCTTTCTCCTCTATTTGTATCATTTGGCCTTGACCTCAAAGGAAGAAGTTGAAGATTTTCCTTTATTAGTGATTTAAGGTGTAGTGGGaagaaatcaaaatttatttggttCAAGAACTACTTAGGTTCGTAATTGATGTATAAGTCCCTTCAAGCGTTAGGTTTCCAATGGACAACAAACCTTCAACATAAGGGAACATAAGGAAGAAAGGTATCTAAGCATATTTCAAAGAACTTAGAACCTGCACCATAGTTTCAAAATCATGAAGAACCTTTGACAAGAGGAAGAAAAAAAAGCGTTGTGGTAGACTTTTGATCCTCTAAGTGCCAAAGAAAATGTTTTATGAAGCTTGTCGAAGGGTTATGATTGGGCTGTAAACCTTTAacaaacaataaaaagataaaacgGGCTTGTTGGAGATTCCTTCAAAACTAGAAACCTACACCAAGGTTTCAAGTTCCTATTTTATCCTCAACAAGGTTCTCAATAAGAATTAAGTTATGAATGGAGGTTCAAACATCAATATTTTTTTCCAACAAGCATAGACAGGCAAGGAGATGTCTAGTTGTCAGTGGTTTGTGGTGGTTCCAAAACCAATTTTTGTTGTTGATAAATCCCTAAACTCTAAAATAGATGAATATTTTTAATAGGGTGGCAAAGCTTCAACAACTAAGAACTATTAAAATGGTGCTTGATAGGTCCTAAGGCAGGCCATGATGATTGATGTGcattaaaaacatttaaatattttttagttaTCAAAGCATTTTGAGGGACCTAAAACTCTATAGAATAGGTCTAGGAGTGCCATTAATACACTTTAACACCCACAAACAACCAAATCAAGGCCAAAGTTTATCATGCCACCTCTAGGTCATTAATTCAATGGATTTCCTAAGCAATTTCATAGTCTTCACACTAAATCCTACAAATATTTATGCATGGGGTATGACAATAACATCTCGTATAATTGGTCTAGCTTAATCATTAAACTAGTTACTATCTTAATTGTTTAATTACAATCAATTAGGAAAGAaaaattgaattattttaattattgcTTGAGGGTTAAGTAAGAATGATTATGATGGTGATTACTTACTATGTTAGTCTAAAAAGAACTAGTCACACTCTCTCAAGTTGGAGAtagagtatcatcaaggagaaggTTTTAGCTGATGTCGGTAACTTGTCATGATGGAATCACATGCACAAATTAGATTCATGTAGTCATGTTGCATATGATACGTGTATATATGTGTTGGTTAATTTCATATAGTTCTCTAGAAATGAAATCTAGAGAGCTCATGTTCGTGTTGGGCTATGAGCCAAAATTAGTAAAAGAGTGTGCTACTTGTTGATGTGTTGTTAAAACGTTTCATCAAAATGAGCCCAAATTAAATGGGAAATAATGTGGAatacaagttcatcattacaactATGTACATATATAATTgtgatatttatatatacatacatgcatgtttATTATCGTAAGTGGCCCAAATTCATCTCAAGCATGTATTGTTGGGAATGTGTATATCATGCTAAGTTCTATGAATTTCCATTTTTTGGTGTATATCGTTAATTTTCAAAACATTATATTCGATATTAAATTATTATAACaaagaaatataattaattttattaatgaaTACTATTATACTTGCTAGAGATATTAtaggtaatttttattttatttaaatattatttaaaaggaTAGAATAAAATaagtattaaatatatattaatattattattttagaaAAATCTTGCAATAAATTTATTTTACAAAATGTGTATATATTATAAATCTCTCCTCTATGTTTCTAGAAGATGCTTCAGCATCTTGCATGAGAGTTAAtgaggaggatgctagcaaagttTATACACTTAATCTTTATGTCTAGTAGTTGGAATTTTGTTTTAAGGTATCTAAGGATTTTTTTTATCAAtgggattttttatatttttattttcccttTGGGAAAAATTATCTAAAGTAAAGGGGAGAGGAAGTAAAACGAGAAGAGGAAGGAATACTATTATAAGCTTTACTAGGCAGTAAAAGGATTCTTTCATTCTTATTGCATGTTTGGGGTACATACTAGTTCATActctaaaaatttaaatttaatggaATACAAACCATATTTTTTTTCTTTAGTTGAATATATGTTCTTGCTTCTTGTAACAAGGGAATGAAGAAAGCTTTAGACCATTATGCCAAATTTCTTGGTTGTTATGTTTAAACAGGATATGAGAGACAATAAATGAAATCAACAAGGatctatttgcaacatttcatAATTATGATGATTTCTTACCATTTTTTAAATCAATTTCTTTGATCTTAAAGGAGTTTTTTAGTATGTGATTTGATCAAAAATGGGCTTGCAAAATCCATTTTCTTAATAGGTTGAACTATCTTAACAAAGACAAGATAGTCTACTTCTTTGaagattttgtatgttgtatgtcaCTAGTTATCTTATCCTATTATCATCAGTAAAATATTTAATGATTGAATAAATAAACTACCTATTAAGATGGTGCATTTCTAAATAAGATCCTTATGGAGAAAGACTAGAATTACTTCTCCATAATCTTTAGATTGGGCTGTAAATATTTTTTTGGAATAATCTTTGAAAAGCAAAATAAATCTCAGAACATGAAACttcttgttcatttttttttcataaattttgTTCAAACTTCAAGGAAGATATAGGAATTGTTACGAAATAAAAGTTATCCTCTATATTGTTGTCACCATGGGTATATGAAACTTATATCAACTAGCCTTCACATAGATAAAGAGTTATAGTATGTATCAACCAAGTAGATAATGTCTTGATAAGAATCCTAATTAGTAAGCAGGCCATGATAGTTCAAAATGAATGCTCACAAGCTAGAAGCCCACATCTCGTGTGTTATTATGAAATTGTGTATTATTTAGGTCTATTTGTTTATACTCTCCTTGTTGCTTTGGATTTTGTCCTCctgtttttttttgtttgtcttATGCAAATTTACTAAAATATTGCAAGTCAAGTTGAATAAATGAAAACAATAAGATGAATGTACACACCTTGATTTGGCATTTAGTGGGAGTTTCATTTAAGATAAATTCCACATCATTCATCCATTGTGATTTAGAACGCATTGGAACACTTTAAAATGTATCTTGTAGCAACATTAATTTGAACTAAATAAGAAAGGTCAttcaaaatttctagaaaaaaTGTTCAATCATTTGTATGccttaaattattataatattatgagTTCTTATGAAGTATTTGGAATAAGGGTGCAAAAGCTATAGATTTGGGTAGTTTGAAGCTTAATTTATATTTCATATGGTATAAAACTTTAAACATTTCCCATTGCTCACCTCGTGAAACATTAAGGAGTTTGTTTCAACTCTATTTAAATTATCCTTAGCCAAATGGCTACTTAAAAATTTAGAATTCTATATATGTatagtaaagaaaaatatttaGATGTTAGCACAAGATGTGTTTGGCTATCATAGAATGATTGGGGCTTAACTTCACAATAGTACAATGAATAACAAATTTAGGGGTGTTTTTTGAAGAATGATTATGCAAAGTGTATTGAAGAAATAAATGCAAAATTTGTAAACATTTGTTTTATGGATCATTTATACACATTTTTTGTGTTCTCTTGCTATCTTACTCTGATGATGGATCATTGTGCTTAATCCTAAATGGTGGTAATTAAAAAACTCACATAATCAAATCTAGAAAATACTAAGCAATAACATTTGTTTGAGCTAGCATAAACCTATATAGAATAGGTTCGATGAACATATACGTCAATAAATATATTGAATTATATGTGATAAAGATTGTTGAGAATCTAGGATTGATGGttttgttgtccttgatttcagcgCGGCCAAAAgcgtgaggcaaccctacaaaaatGGTCTATTTCGTACCTTGAAATCTCCGAGAGAGCTTGATCGACTTCGTTGGTTAGCTCATTTATCTTTTTTGCTTTTCattttattgttttctaagtttcaaagatttgcagttttacctgcaggtcggactttaaagtctgacctgcagggtcCTTTCTTTTTATAAGGTAATTGCACATCGtattttaaaacccgatgtgcaaaGGTTGGGTTTTTATCcctgcagatcagactttaaagtctgacctgtaggTAATCCTTCCCctacagtttggactttaaagtccagttTGTAGGTTTTCCGGTTAAAagttgcatgttggactttaaagtccgacttgcaagggtttattcctgcatgtcggactttaaagtccgacacgTACTGCGTGATTGGTAATTAATATCGCATTAATTGCTAATTTGGTGTTTATTTATTAAGCTTTGGGGGTTTATTTcttcattttgatttgcattttcccCTCTGTGCATGCCTCCTTTTCCCCCCTCCATTCTCGCTTGTCGGCCTTGTGGATTTATCAAGTctccattggatttttctctcgtCGTGGCAGATTGaggtaggtttttttattttatttcatgtttttccTTGTCCTCCATGTTTTCCCTTTCCTTTTCACCTTTGTTTTTGGTTTTGCTTGGTTGTTGCCTTCGGAGGGTAattggactttaaaatctgattgcCCTTTTAATCCTTTATTTCTCCTAGCCTGCACACTGAGTTTTAAAGCCTGATATGTAGGCTGATCAATGGAGATCCCTGACATATCGTATTTTATAGTCCTATATGCAGGAGGGTAAACCTCGCATAttagactttaaaatctgatatgtgAGGGGAGAGATTTTTcagttgacatgtcgggttttaaaacccgacatgtcaaccggTTGCTTTTCCCCCagctagcacatcggactttaaagtccgatgtgctaatgattTTTTCCCAACTTATAACTTTCCCctatttgcacatcggactttaaagtctgatatgcaagtaaagatgttttatccttgcgcatcggactttaaagtccaatgtgccgaTGAGTTTCCCctatttgcacatcagactttaaattccGATATGCAATTAAATATCTcctcgcacatcggactttaaagtcctatgTGCAAATTTTGACTCTTAATGTGCAAATCAGACTTTTTTCCCTGACTTGCTATTTTTGACAGTTTTACTTCCAAGCCTTTTTTGAGTCCGATTTTTTGATCCAATTGATAAaagttgattttattgatgatgataactatcaaagaagctaatcctcagtgttgaatCCAATCATTTGAAAATGTCAAAGCCCTCTCACGATAAATCAGAGCCTTCCTCGAGccagttggaatcttctccaagtaaaacatcaacaaaaaagatgaagtacaagtatgacaaatacttgaatttgtacccggaaagttcagtagactcaaacatcaaggagatcaaagatacagaAATTGGACATTTCAGTATGCAGGAGTTTATTGaccgagttgagaaagctcctgccCGCCTAACAAACCTGATCAAATcagagttgcataaatatgcatccttcccagtTGCAGGTCATGATCCAGAATTTGTACTTGCAGTAGCAAATCACTTCGATCTGAATACAAGAAAGGTTAGATATgctgatcaaaatgtcatcatgactctggatagtgttttcttcaacagtgttttcaaaggttctctagttgaagaagtagctgacatttcttaggaaagtgctcaagagtactatgagaaaaatgagaccaaatgcaagaaagtgatcaatactgTGTACCTCTTTACTGCCATAAATTTCACCACCTCGCGATGGCCCAAGTTTTTTCacaggagtgacttcaatgaggagtataACAAAATGGTCAACATGGTatcaagagtgaagggtttaaaggactctcactactttcaaagatggatgtgttactacatgaatataatcaggaaaggggctacTAGGATTGACTGGggtgagcagatcagtgatgcactttATGCACAATTGAAAGAAGTCAAAGtaacattgaaattttatatgacttcctaCCTGGTTTATGTAGTCGCTTCAATGAGACAATATCTAGGTTTGTCCACTAAAGGTGATAGGAGATTAGTTCCtgtctgggaatactatgatcaacttacgatcaagaatcaaggtagccactttagaAAAGTTAATGATACCTTATTTGCtatgtggaagtgcatgtttgataagagcCTGCAGAAGAAAAGATTATTAGAGGCTGCATATAACAGGTtgtctcattttggatgcattttccttcagttcccaacattcacttacatctggaTCGAATGTTTCTCAAGTGAACCCTTTAatctaccaaggtatccttctgacaagatcgttctcatggagttgtgtcgacaactaatctatgtgcatgaaaagcgattgcaagcacataagactggTTTGAAGTTCCCATAATCAATTGGCAGGTACTCATTTCTAACCAACCCCAAagccaaaaacatggaggaagaaatgcaatggaacaccatgagaagattcaaggcatggAACAATTTTAATTTTCGTGGCATGAAGAACAAACTCAAGAGGATTTACACCCATGTCTATACATTTAAAGATGTATGGGCAGACTAtcaaaatgaagaagatataagaaggatggatttcagtcgGTTTAccctggaacaaattgaaaatttggatttagcaaagatctcaatgaccatggaagatattgatgacataatagaccttatctattatgaaaagaagattgtcgaCTCCCCGCTCCTACCAGTGCAATGGTaaaaaaaggaaagtaaatctatCTCTCAAAGATCTCTCCTATTTTGgaaaacaccaatgcatggttgctTAAAAATAATCTTAGAATGAAATAGCTTCCTGCTAGTTCTAGAGATGACAATAATAGTGATGGCCCGGCTGGTAAGGCAATTacagctgaaacaagaaccaaggccAAAGCAGATTCACGAGCATTATCCTCAGCTCCTGTAATGCAATCCAAGGGGAAAGAgcccaaaatcaagttcacaattaaagggtcaAAGAAAGCTGAATCATCCTCAACAGCATAGAAGACAGATATGAAGGAGCCAGAACAAAAGACTGCTGGAGATACTGGAAAAGAGAAAGAGGTGGAAGAAGGTGAAATTACTCAACAAGAGGAAACACAGGTTGAAGAAACTTCACATCTTGGTGAAGTTAATGTTCCAACCACTTCACAGGCATCGACTCATTCACAAATGATTATTCATTccatcaattctgattctgatcaagaggaagaggaattttataataaGGACCTTGGTATGGGCATGACTCAATCAGAGACTGCTCAACGATTCTTCACACTATCCAACTTTCCCAACcttgatgatattccttcaaccactatTGAATCTTCAATATTGGAGTTTCCTAAAGCTATGGAGCAAGCATTTGCGAAATAGAAAATGATGACCTTACCTTCTACAGTGGTCATAACAGAGATTCCATCTCAAGTAAGAAGTTATTTCTACTACGGCAGTTATAACAGACATTCCATCTCTAGTTACTACTCAAGTTCTTTCAACTGCACCTTCCACTTTCCCCTCTGTGGTCGTAACTAAAGAAGGGTAAACATCAGTAGGTGTTGTTGCATCAGTAGGTATATCACTAGATACTTCAGCATTGATATCAGTCACCGCTGCCATTTCAAGCCAGCATGCTCCTGAAATACCAAGTGACACTCAACAAGAAGCTACTACCCCAATGGTTAATCctaaattaccaccttggatggaggtagcgatagttctgatacttaatgttaagtatagatgccaaacaaataagatgagaggggggggtgaatcatacaaacttaatcttccataaaaacattagatttaacctcgataacatatactttagtaatataacaaaaattgctaaacatgcaaactcaaaagcatataaacatcataacactcataacaccagatttaacgtggaaacccaaatagagaaaaaccactgtgggatttcagacccactaagaaatatactcttctagagtatgctcggttaaaagcaaatcctgttaaagattacaaacacattgctagatgtgactcagttaagggatttccctcagatctattaggatcttcaccttgttagaagtgaccttgttaaaggatttcaaacactcaatcaaaatgtcaccttgctagagggttttacaaataagactgttaagtccactcagttaagagattttctgtcactttacaaaataacagtaataaaaatctatctgcaacttcacatctaaaatgctaaagcaagttcttatttgctcaatacaatatagacata is a genomic window of Cryptomeria japonica chromosome 7, Sugi_1.0, whole genome shotgun sequence containing:
- the LOC131055006 gene encoding L-gulonolactone oxidase 2, whose protein sequence is MTITVQSGAMMKDVVEEAAKEGLALPAMIYWNGVLAAGVVSTGAHGSGLSGRGSGVYEYVVGMKLVVPAPPSQGYAKLITLSGSDPDLKAAKISLGTLEAISEISFALQPMFKTSFSASVKDDNDLEKEAESFLRASEYADIKWFPSHGKAIFVTNQVVSVDVPGDGLNMAVGSPITAMSVETILGYGLLKWEGKRARAISRCDDEIQANEDVDAICNEVEQVFSSATKGSGFLNDGKQFTGYPVIGFNHRMQASGGCQESHPNYQDNQKSCTPTKILDKNNTVCKWDRRLHTNVVFDVELRVSMFHLHEAIEDIKKIRDLSRSSLCDRSYFSVSGIFMRSVKKSGAYLGPAEDQVTLEVQTYRPRKAGIPKWNEDVFQEIQQMVIEKHRGVLHWGKSGGHLFDGVAKRAVNLEKFLEVKDRFDPSGVFSNDWTDGLFGIGGRRVEEFRDGCALDKMCKCREDKHCAPEKGYFCEREEFGTRLVFAGNHLDGDGGSFPGLGYPESDPDLKAAKISIGTLGAISEISFALQPMFKTSFSASVKDDNDLEKEAESFLRASEYADIKWFPSHGKAIFVTNQVVSVDVPGDGLNMAVGSPITAMSVETSACHCEYPKTLIGSPS